The Salvelinus namaycush isolate Seneca chromosome 37, SaNama_1.0, whole genome shotgun sequence sequence tgtatgtggtgttctatagggtctgttcttcaacagtagtgctacagtgatgtataTGTTGTTcaacagggtctgttcttcaacagtagtgctacaatgatgtatgtggtgttctacagggtctgttcttcaacagtagtgctacagtgatgtatgtggtgttctacagggtctgttcttcaacagtagtgctacagtgatgtatgtggtgttctacagggtctgttcttcaacagtagtgctacagtgatgtatgtggtgttctacagggtctgttcttcaacagtagtgctacagtgatgtatgtggtgttctacagggtctgttcttcaacagtagtgctacagtgatgtatgtggtgttctacagggtctgttcttcaacagtagtgctacagtgatgtatgtgttgttctacagggtctgttcttcaacagtagtgctacagtgatgtatgtggtgttctacagggtctgttcttcaacagtagtgctacagtgatgtatgtggtgttctacagggtctgttcttcaacagtagtgctacagtgatgtatgtggtgttctacagggtctgttcttcaacagtagtgctacagtgatgtatgtggtgttctacagggtatgttcttcaacagtagtgctacagtgatgtatgtggtgttctacagggtctgttcttcaacagtagtgctacagtgatgtatgtggtgttTTACAGGGCCTGTTattcaacagtagtgctacaatgatgtatgtggtgttctacagggcctgttcttcaacagtagtgctacagtgatgtatgtggtgttctacagggtctgttattcaacagtagtgctacaatgatgtatgtggtgttctacagggcctgttcttcaacagtagtgctacagtgatgtatgtggtgttctacagggcctgttcttcaacagtagtgctacagtgatgtatgtggtgttctacagggtctgttcttcaacagtagtgctacagtgatgtatgtgttgTTCTACAGGGcctgttcttcaacagtagtgctacagtgatgtatgtggtgttctacatggtctgttcttcaacagtagtgctacagtgatgtatgtggtgttctacagggtctgttcttcaacagtagtgctacagtgatgtatgtggtgttctacagggtctgttcttcaacagtagtgctacagtgatgtatgtggtggcagcagcagtggATGCAGCTTCAATCAGCCATGCTATTAAGGGGCGTCATAACTACACCTGCTGGGTCGCATCCACAGTAAGAAAACCTCCTCAGACCTCCCAGACAGACATTTAAATCACGCCAACTGTGAAAATATACCACAAATATGATTTATGATTACAGCGATATTAAAATATACACTATCAAAATGCCAAATATATGCCTACAAGTCAGATAAGAGAGGTATGATGCCACTGTACCATCCAGAATGCTATCTATTTGCTATCTATTAAGCCTACTCAACTCAGACCCAGTATTGTACTGAATTTTAATGTTTTCATTCGTCTGTTTTTCAGTTCTTTGCCTTCCTGGTCACGCTCTGCTATGCAGGAAGTACATATTTAAGTTTTAAATCGTGGAGATCAAGGGATGAGGAACAATAACCAATCACAAAGGACAGCTAAAGTATATCCATTATGGAACACATGAAGAATGCAACAACCACTCCTTCCCTTTGGAATGCATTTCTCTTTTATTTGATTTCTGTTATATTTCTGTTATTTTGGAGTCATGGTGTGTTTCATCTGTTGGAATGACAGAGCCTGAACCTCAGTGGTGTTTTTACTTCTTATGAACTCATGAGTTTTTTAAAATTACATTTGGATGAAAATGACTGAAGCTAATAAAGTGGCTATTCTGTTTTTCTGAAGCTGGAGATCAAAGCTTTAACTCCAATATTAAAATGGATTGGACAGTAATGTTGTCCCACACTAGATGGTGCTACAATACAAGGCTAAGAAACAGGGCTGATGAACATTACAGTCAATTATTTTTTTCATTATTATTATGTGAccagtttcaggaaactaggcgtactTCACAGGAGTACCTTTTCAATTAGACATTTATTTTTTCAAAAGATGTTTTTTGGCGGAAATGCCtactcgaacatgtgaactttcatgtgccttaataacaaacttgtatgccatctgtaaatacgaataaaaatgtaaattacaagcctagttggtttagccacagaaaaagacagcaacCTTCTTGCTAGCcctgattggctgagataatgagtgggctggacatgccaagagatgagtttggattggtctgccatttaGCACgcgtctgtctatttgagctggtcagtatgtgttggtaatcctgtctaacgcagcTTTTTCTTTTAAAATAAtgcgtagtaaaactgcatacgtgttgctctccactttctggaggactgagtttagtggaattcgagtataatagctaaggagatggagaaaacacctgtctccggattacatcttcaaatttAGGGCAACCATTGCATCCGTGACAGGAGACGcgtccatgtatatgggtaagaaagtggtttcatttcaagttaaagtgtactgttagctagctaatgttagctggctggcttgctagcttacgttacatgtatgatcttattattcgtatctcagagccatttgcttggctagctaacattgaacctggttggttagctacctgcagattcatgctgggtagtaacgtcatgagttgggattatggttcattgtttagctagctatgagtcagctacactgaacaaaaatataaatgcaacatgcaacaattttgaatattttacagagttacagttcatataaggaattcagtcaatttaaataaataaattagaccctaaattatggatttaacatgactgggaatacagatatacatctgttggtcacaaataccaaaaaaaaaaagtaggggtggatatcagaaaaccagtcagtatctggtgtgaccaccatttgcctcatgctgcgcgacacatctccttcgcatagagttgatctggCCGTTGATTGtgccctgtggaatgttgtcccactcctcttcaatgtctgtgtgaagttgctggatattggcgggaactggaacacggcGTTGTACACGCCggtccagagcattccaaacatgctcaatgggtgacatgtctggtgagtaaacaggccatggaagaactaggacattttcagcttccaagaattgtgtacagatccttgcgacatggggctgtgaattatcatgctgaaacatgaggtgaaggCGGTGGATGAATGCAACGACAATggtcctcaggatctcatcacggtatctctgtgcattcaaattgccattgataaaaatggaattgtgttcgttgtctgcttatgcctgcccataccataaccccactgccaccatgcggcactctgttcacaatgttgacatcagaaaaccactcgcccacacaacgtcATACACGCTGTCTCCATCTGGCCGATATAATTGAAACCGAGATTAATCCGTGAagtgcacacttctccagcgtgcctgTGGCCATCgtaggtgagcatttgcccactgaagtcggttacgacgccgaactgcagtcaggtcaagaccctggtgagaacgacgagcacacagatgagcttccctgagatggtttctgacagtttgttaagaaattattcggttgtgcaaacccacagttccatcacctgtctgggtggctggtctcatacgatcccacaggtgaagaagccagatgtggaggtcctgggctggcgtggttacatgtggtctgcggttatggaagtactgccaaattctttaaaatgacgttggaggcggttatggtagagaaatgaacttCTCTGACAACAGCGCTCATGGACATttatgcagtcagcatgccaattgcactctccctcaaaacttgagacatctgttgcattgtgttgtgtgacaaaactgcacattttagagtggccttttattgttcccagtgCAAAGTAcacctgtttaatgatcatgctgtttaatcagcttcttgatatgccacacctgtcttggcaaaggagaaatgctcactaaccaatgtaaacaaaacaaattagagaaataagctttttgtgtgtgtggaaaatttctgggaaacatgggaccaacactttacatgttgcgtttttgttgttcagtgtatatacaatGAAAACTTGTCAAAAACACTTACTGTACATCATTTGAAATGTTGCCCAGGTTTTGCCTTGAGGGTCAAATAGAGGGGGATACATTTACTCAGATTATTTAGTGATTCTGGTCTGAATATACAGTAGGGATGCAGTAGTCAAGCTAACATTTTAGGCTCTATAATAAGCTATAATGTAGCATTGTTCATGGTTTAACAACTATATTTTTAAAAATCACATAATTTCTTTAAGATTTGCAACCATCCCATTGCAGTATCATCCACATTACACTAAATGCAAATAGCAAAAATCCATATAATCTTTGCCCCATTTTAAATCGGTGGCTGTTCCTCAAATTAGCTCGAATTTACTGGGACTAAGACAATGTTTCAAGGAACCACATACTTATTctgtaaaacaaagacaataGAATGAAATtagaaaagttttttttttatctcacctTAACTAGTTAAGCAGCTTTGACTGTTGAACCATGCATATACTGTATAAGCCCTATCTATAAAACTGTCAAATCTAGACCAACCACACAGTTAAAGCTACAGTCTGTGATTCGCAACAAAGTGGTGTCCCTCCCCACCACTTATTTTGGTATACAGCTGAAAATTGAACAGCGTCCCAAATCTCAGACTGTAGCTTTAACTAAAACACTATTTAGCTTGTCATGCAATGCCAGGCTAGAAGGAGAGCAGACTTCATAGACAAAATGTTTGATGTTATGAATGGGTATGGCAGATATACGTTCCAGACATTATGGGTGTGTTGGATAGTAgcgctgggaattgccagggacctcacgatgcGATGTTATCACAATAATTAGGTGCTGATAGGATATGTATTACGATTctatactgtgattttattgtgatGCGATGTtacaaacatattgctcaccatatgtctgtggCAGAGAGACTAGAAAGCATGAGAAAGTCATGGAAATTGCCCCCCAAAAATGTGCTTCCTATTTAAAATGAAAATGGTGAACAGTCTATGAAGGAAAATAAGAGTTTTAGTGCAGGGACAGCCAACTAGCACAAAAATAATAGTTTGATATTGTTGATGCGATACGATACTATATATTGTCGAAAATAATATCCCGTTCTGTGACTATCAATTTTCTTTCCTTCATTACTATTGGATAGGCGTTTTAACGGTCTTGCAGTTATAAATGTAATTCCTTATTGACACCATTGAGGTAGGGTTTGTTAAGATGACAGGTTAGCTTATTGTAGCTTCTGGtcactactgtatgtacagtcgtatgaaaaagtttgggcacactgacaatttccatgatttccatttataaataattgggtgtttggatcagcaatttcattttgatctatcaaataactgatggacacagtaatatttcagtagtgaaatgaggtttattggattaacagaaaatgtgcaatatgcatcaaaacataattagacaggtgcataaatttgggcaccccaatagaaaaatcacatcaatatttagtagagcctccttttgctaaaataacagcctctagacgcttcccatagcctctaatgagtgtctggattctggatgaaggtattttggaccattcctccttacaaaacatctccagttcagttaggtttgatggttgccgagcatggacagcccgcttcaaatcatcccacagattctcaatgatattcaggtctggggactgggatggccattccagaacattgtacttgttcctctgcataaatgcccgggtagattttgagcagtgttttgggtcgttgtcttgttgaaatatccagcgccggcgtaacttcaactttgtgactgattcttcaacattattcccaagaatctgctgatattgagtggaatccatgcgaccctcaacttcccagtaccggcactggccacacagccccacagcatgatggaacccccaccaaattttactgtgggtagcaagtgattttcttggaacgctgtgttcttttgccgccatgcataacgtcccttgttatgaccaaataactcaatctttgtttcatcagtccacagcaccttattccaaaatgaagctggcttgtccaaatgtgcgtttgcatacctcaagcgactctgtttgtggcgtgtgtgcagaaaaggcttcttccgcatcactctcccatatagcttctccttgtgcaaagtgcgctgaattgttgaacgatgcacagtgacaccatctgcagcaagatgatgttgtaggtctttggaggtggtctgtgggctgtttttgaccgttctcaccatccttcgcctttgcctctccgatattttacttggcctgccacttctggccttaacaagaactgtgcctgtggtcttccatttcctcactatgttcctcacagtggacactgacagcttaaatctctgcgatagctttttgtagccttcctctaaaccataatgttgaacaatctttgttttcaggtcatttgatagttgttttgagtcccccatgttgccactcttcagaggagagtcaaagagaacaacaacttgcaattggccaccttaaatatcttttctcatgattggatgcacttgtctatgaagttcaaggcttaatgagctcaccaaaccaattgtgtgttccaattattcagtgctaagtagttacaggtattcaaatcaacagaatgacaagggtgcccacatttttgcatagcctatttttcacatctgatttaatttcatacaacttaatattgctacactaaaaatctttgtctggacaataccccagtactcagcttttattagaaaatgaatggcatgccactgtgatcattttctgtgacgacagagtaaatgattatgcagcctcagaggggtgcccaaacttgttCATACGACTGTATATTCTTATCAAAAGGAATACAATGAAATATAATGATTAAAGATATGCTTTTTATTAAAATGTCCACAAGCAGATATAGCAGAAAAGGAACAACAAATAACAAATACAGCGTGTATAAAATAATGAAGGTGAAACACCCTGAGACGCTATTATCTCTCCATAATATTTGATTGTTCCATTAATCAAAGATATAATTAATCCTTTAAATCCCATATGATTCTTTCATTTATTGTGATAAAATGTGATAATCTCAAATGATGTGAAACAACGCATGTGGTCTGTGATCCACGCTGACAGGACTGTCAGCTGATGGGCGCTTCATGAGAATTTAAACTGAATGAATTTGAATGTTTAAATTAGCAGTATTTTGTACTGCTTCAAGTGAGGAGTCACCTCAAAAATACTTCCAAAGTACTCAAAACATTCAAATTCATTCAGTTTAAATTCTCATGAAGCGCCCATCAGATAGTGATATAAAAAAACAGTTCTGTCAGCTTCTATGTCAAACATCCGTCCAACATATAGGGtcagtttcctggacacagattaagtttactcctggactaaaaagcatgttgaatggagaatctccattgaaagtaactagtccaggactaggcttaatctgtatcCGGGATACCATCCCAAAGAGCAAGACATACTTTTTTTCCCTAAAAAATAGGAGTTACTGTTTCCAGTGCTGTTTCCAGAGTACTGTTTTCAGCCCCTTCCATGTACACCAATCCCCAGTGGGCTCCGATGGAGGTGATCCCGGCACCGTTGAAGCGACCGCTGAGCAGCCTCAGCTCATTGCCCATGTTGGCTGGGTAGAAGTTGAAGGAGACTTGGTTGGGCAGGCCGGCTGACAGAGTGCGCCCCATGTTGGTGGTTAACACCAGGTAGCAGATGTGGTCTGCTGGGTTGTACTTCCCAGACACCTCGACGATGGCCTCATCATTAAACAGCTCCATCTCCTGCTTTTCACCCACTTCGTGACCGAACACAGGAGTCCAGGTGTTGCCGTATCTCAGCTGGAACCTAAAACAGAGGAAGCGTTTCACGTTGGTTGTGTTTTGATAAGGTACATTCAGACTGAGAGTGCAGGTAGCGTCAGAGAATATCAAGGAATTACATTTTACATTGTACTCTGGGTTAGATATGATAACACTATTgtttggtcatgtactgaataTGTAAtaaacacaacaaataaataaatacagaaagaaagaaagagtgtcTGTTGGGTAGTGTAGTTGGACTGAGTAAGTGGTGTGTGTTGGGTAGTGTATTTGGACTGAGTCGTGGTGTCTGCTGGGTAGTGTAGTTGGACTGAGTCAGTGGTGTGTGTTCATGGGTCAGGGTCTGCTCACCCGCTGATGTAGGcgttgttgttgtagtagtagtagtagttgttgttgttggtctCCCACACTCTGACTCCTGTGATGCGTCCTTCACCGTAGGAAGCAAATGGGCTGCCACCTCCCTGACCCACCGCAGAGGAATACGAGTACGGGTCTTTGATGGCTAAAATAACATGGGCAATATGTTTACTATATTAATAAtacatatttatatatacatCATTTTAATTTtaccaacacatttctgaaaGATCTTTACATTATGAATAAAGTGAAGATGAATTAACTAAAGTCCATTTTGTCTCAAAGAAGAATTCCTAAGTCTAACTGAAAAAGACAAGTTGGTGAAAGCACAAAAGCTATTATTTTATCATTACAATTCAGAACTGTATTTTTATTACTCACGCATTGCCAAGCAGCTAGCCAAGAACACGGTGACAACCAGGATTAAGAACATTCTGCAAAAGTGAGGCATCAATACTTAAGACCTTTAATTTCAGTCAATTTTACTCTTACTCTGTTTCACTTTAAATGGTAAAACTTGAAATAATGTAGTTAATAATGTTTTTCGAAGTAGTTTGTCAAAACAACTAAGTCCTTTTACCTGTCAGGTCAACCAGTGTTTCCTAGGAGGGAAAATAAAATAACCTTTTGAATTATGACGTAACAAACAACAAACCATTCTTGAATGTTACATGTTATAAAACAGCTCTAAAAAGGTAAACCTAGTCTTGTTTACTACAATCACTCTTGTAGTGCTAAACTACTGTCACATTCAAAATAATGTCAAATCATTGAATATAAATTTAGAGGCAAAAGGGACAAAATGTTTTTGCCCAAGTACCAAGAGATAATGAGTATTAACTTCATAACATTTCCCACAACAGTATCATGCATTGAATACAAGTTTTCTATTTAGTTAGTTGTGTAGTTACCCACAGTGCTATCTTGAGATGTGTGTGAAAACCTGTGAAAGCttcttatctctctgtctctgccaggTCCTTCTAGTCTACTGCTTCCTCTAAGAACTGTATTTATACCTGCTGAACATTCCATCAGCTCTAGATGGAAGGAGCATGACAAGGAACACCTTTAGTCAGTCACTATAGAGACGTCAGACATTGTTTTCTAGTTGGTCGAGGCCACTTTGGGAGGGAGTGTCAAGGAAATATTTTAAGGAAATAATTGTATTCTTTTGAATTGTAACAAATGAATGATCTGAAAtagggataaaaaaaatatacaatctAACATCCGAACAATTAGAAGAATATACAAAAATCGTATGAATGTGTACGAAAATCGGTCAAAATCAGTCTCCCAATCTTCAGTTGTTTCATTACCCCAAGAGGAACTCCTTCCCTTCAAACATTAACACGCTGAAAAAGACATCTGGATCTGGTCATTAACAGGATGGTTAGTTCAGTGGTTTGCTTAAAAACCTACAGTATTTTATTGTAGAATATTTGTTTCAGTACGTGTATTTCAATTTAATTCTAGAGGGGCAGATGAGACATTTTTTTTGTCTCCATTATCGTCCAACGTTTTCTTTAGTCTGTTACAATACTCACATCTTCATTAAATCACTGGCAACCTGTACATGTTACTACAGGAAAACAATATGATTTCATTTTCTGCAGATTAACCAGATAAATATCAGTAGAAGTTACAAagtgagaaaataaataaaagtttatATACACATTACTAAGTGAAATACCCTGAGGCAGTTGTTACTACCTATCTATAAATGTGATAGTTCAATTAACATATTAATGCAAATATATAATGTAGGACCttgttgataaaaaaataaataaaataagctAAAATGTCAGTATAAATCAAATTTGCTATATTAACAACTTTTGTGTATGTAAATTGAGTTATCTATTTTCTTTTAGCTGTGGAAGAATGTGAATTTAtctcagttttttatttttatttatctgttattttaccaggtaagttgactgagaacacattctcatttgcagcaacaacctggggaatagttacaggggacaggagggggatgaatgagcctattgtaaactggggattattaggtgaccgtgatggtttgagggccagattgggaatttagccaggacaccggggttaacacccctactcttacgataagtgccatgggatctttaatgacctcagagagtcaggacacccgtttaacatcccatccgaaagacggcaccctacacagggcagtgtccccaatcactgccctggggcattgggatattttttttttttagaccagaggaaagagtgcctcctactggccctccaacaccacttccagcagcatctggtctcccatccagggactgaccaggaccaaccctgtttagcttcagaagcaagccagcagtggtatgcagggtggtaacTACCCATTGGGTAACTACCCATTCAACTACCCATTCAGTAACTACCcattgggcacacactggttgaatcaacgttgtttacatgtaatttcatttcacttcacttcAAATGGTAAAACTTGAAGTAAGTTTGTTAATAATGTTTTTCATAGCAGTTCTTAAAAACAAGTCAGGCATTTTACCTGTCAGGTCAATCACCCCAAGGGGGGAAAAGAAAAGACACTTTTTGGAATTGTGAAATGTGACGTAACAAACAACAAACCATTCTTGAATGtgaaatgttataaaacagctcTAAAAAGTTGAACCTAGTCTTGTTTACTACAATCACTCTTGTAGTGCTAAACTACTGTCACATAAAAAATGTCAgataatttaatttaaatgtaaaggcaatgagGCCAAAATGTTTGTGCCCAAGTACCAAGAGATGATGAGTATTAACTTCATAACATTTCCCACACAAGTATTATGCATTAAATACAAGTGAAAGTTTACAACAAttacaaagattttactgagttacagttcatataaggaaatcaatcaattgaaataaataaattaggccctaatctatggatttcacatgactgggaatacagatatacgtctgttggtcacagatacctttaagtAGCGGTGTGGATCATAAAACCAGTCAGTGTCAGGTTtgacagagttgatcaggctgttgactgtggaatgttgtcccactccttttcaatggctgtgcagagttgctggatattggcgggaactggaacatgctgtcgtacacattgatccggagcattccaaacatgctgagcgggtgacatgtctggtgagtatgtaggccaaGGAAAAACGGGGACTTTtctgcttccaggaattgtgtacagatccttgcgacatggggctgtgcattttAATGCTGGAACATGAGGTGAAGGCGGTGGATcaatggcacgacaatggtcctcaggatcttgtcactgtatctctgtgcattcaaattgccatcgataaaatgcaattgtgttcgttgtccatagcttatgcctgcccataccataacttcACCGCCACAATGGGGCACTCCGTTCACAATGTtttacatcagcaaaccactcgcccacacgtggtctgtggttggggggccggttggacgtactgccaaactaTCTAAAAACaaagttggaggcggcttatactagagaaattaacattacattatctgttaacagctctggtggacattcctgcatttaGCATGCCAATGGTACACTCCCTCAACCTGAGACATcagtgacattgtgttgtgtgaaaaaactgcacattttagaggggccttttattgtccccagcacaaggtgtatctgtctaatgatcatgctgtttaatcagcttcttgatatgccatacctgtcgcatagatggattatcttggcaaaggagaaatgctcattaacagggatgtaaacaaatttgtgcatattttagagaaatacgctttttgtgcttatggaacgtttctgggatcttttatttcagctcacgaaacatgggaccaacattttacatgttgcatttatattttttgttcagtgtacaataGTTAGTTCACATGAAGATGTATGTAATTCATCTctattgaacaaaacaacaaaatctGGACATTCTGGAGTCctactttgacagtaaaataTAAGAACTATAGTCTGTTGTCAACCCAAAGTTCGtgacaatcactggattaggttTCGTCATGCATTCCTGCTTGGACATGTTAGATGAAACAACTTGAATTCCCCTGTAGTTTATTATTTATACTTCTTAATAAAGCAATAAGAATGACTCAATAAGATGATTACTCGGGGCTGATGCCCCCAACTGTAAAATGTTGTGACACCAGAGgaaaatgttagtctggagctctgtttatttttttaatttcacctttatttagccagctaggcaagttgagaacaagttctcatttacaactgcgacctagccaagaataaagcaaagcagttcggcacatacaacaacacagagttacacatggaataaacaaacatacagtcaataatacagttgaagaaaatctatatacagtgtgtgcaaatgaggtaagaaaagggaggtaaggcaataaataggccatggtggtgaggtaattacaatataccaattagacactagagtgattgatgtgcagaagatgaatgtgcaagtagagatacaggggtgcaaaggagcaagataaataaataaatacagtatggggatgaggtagttggatgtgctatttacagatgggctatgtacaggtgcagtgatctgtgagctactcagacagctggtgcttaaatcACTGTAATAGTAACACTTAGGGTAGATGTTCATTCAGGGGAACAATATAGCCCAAGTCGTTAGCTTGGCTTCTATAACGTTTAAGgctgaagcagacagacagatagacagagaacaAGAATAAgcacagagtgacagcagagaagatgctGAGACAGATAGACAGCACAACAGGGAGGCAAACCAAATGTCTAGAGTGGAGGTCCAGttctagtggtgagttgtatctccagtggTGTTTAAcatattgtatttgtttttaaCATCAGATGGTTAAGAATGAGGAGGAAGACCATTTCTTGTAAGTCCCTGGTACAGAAATGGTTAAGAAACACTGCACTGTACTGCCAGTGTTACGTGTCAGCACCAGCGCCTGTGTGTAAGTACGATGTGTAGGGTCAGAGTGTAT is a genomic window containing:
- the LOC120030963 gene encoding zymogen granule membrane protein 16-like, with the protein product MFLILVVTVFLASCLAMPIKDPYSYSSAVGQGGGSPFASYGEGRITGVRVWETNNNNYYYYYNNNAYISGFQLRYGNTWTPVFGHEVGEKQEMELFNDEAIVEVSGKYNPADHICYLVLTTNMGRTLSAGLPNQVSFNFYPANMGNELRLLSGRFNGAGITSIGAHWGLVYMEGAENSTLETALETVTPIF